The Arthrobacter russicus genome has a segment encoding these proteins:
- the xylB gene encoding xylulokinase, whose product MAQIAVGIDSSTQSCKVLTVDAADGRVLSQGSAAHPDGTVVDPRVWTEALREAWVQARVTDAGKSVLGVSAAAQQHGMVALDRGNRPVFDALLWNDTRSAPQSARMVAELGAQVWAETAQVVPVPSFTLTKLAWLAERHPESASQVRRVCLPHDWLNLQLAGSFSTDRSDASGTGYFSPVSNSYLPEYLQRFFGAVPDLPEVLRPDQSAGRLIDEWGLPTAVLGAGAGDNAAAALGLGIEPGDVVVSVGTSGTVFTSAATPPIDPSGQIAGFADATGQYLPLLAMINSARIMSAAAKLLRVSLAELDELALAGAADADGMLLLPYLDGERTPNLPEARGTLLGLSRASMTAENLARASVLGVLNSLADGVARIKAGGIPVRRVLLIGGGAKSKALRQAAAPVLGVPVEVPAPAEYVALGAAKQAVWAATGELPVWQRRIEERFEPSGEWGPELRGRYAEARKASYGV is encoded by the coding sequence ATGGCGCAGATCGCGGTCGGCATCGATTCCTCGACCCAGTCCTGCAAAGTGCTCACCGTGGACGCGGCCGACGGGCGGGTGCTCAGCCAGGGCAGCGCCGCGCACCCGGACGGTACCGTGGTCGATCCGCGAGTATGGACCGAAGCGTTGCGTGAGGCCTGGGTGCAGGCCCGGGTGACCGATGCCGGGAAATCGGTGCTGGGCGTTTCGGCGGCGGCGCAGCAACACGGAATGGTGGCGCTGGACCGGGGGAACCGTCCGGTCTTCGATGCGCTGCTGTGGAACGACACCCGCAGCGCACCGCAATCGGCGCGGATGGTGGCCGAGCTCGGCGCGCAGGTTTGGGCGGAAACTGCGCAGGTGGTTCCGGTGCCTTCGTTCACGCTCACCAAGCTCGCCTGGCTGGCCGAGCGGCACCCGGAATCGGCGTCGCAGGTGCGACGCGTCTGCTTGCCGCACGATTGGCTCAACCTGCAGTTGGCCGGAAGCTTCAGCACGGACCGCAGCGATGCTTCCGGCACCGGCTATTTCAGCCCGGTCAGCAATTCCTATCTGCCGGAATACCTGCAGCGCTTCTTCGGCGCGGTACCCGACCTGCCCGAGGTGCTCCGGCCAGACCAGTCGGCCGGCCGCTTGATCGACGAGTGGGGCTTGCCGACCGCGGTGCTCGGCGCCGGTGCCGGCGACAACGCGGCTGCGGCGCTCGGCTTGGGCATCGAACCGGGCGATGTGGTGGTTTCGGTGGGCACGTCGGGAACCGTGTTCACCAGTGCGGCAACGCCGCCGATCGATCCGTCCGGGCAGATCGCCGGTTTCGCCGATGCCACCGGGCAGTATCTGCCGTTGTTGGCGATGATCAATTCCGCACGGATCATGAGCGCTGCCGCGAAGCTGTTGCGGGTTTCCCTGGCCGAGCTCGATGAGCTGGCATTGGCCGGCGCTGCGGATGCCGACGGCATGCTGCTGCTGCCCTACCTGGATGGCGAGCGGACGCCGAACCTGCCGGAAGCGCGCGGGACCCTGCTCGGGCTGAGTCGGGCTTCGATGACCGCGGAGAACCTGGCCCGGGCCTCGGTGCTCGGGGTGCTCAATTCGCTCGCGGACGGGGTGGCCCGGATCAAAGCCGGAGGAATTCCGGTGCGTCGGGTGCTGCTGATCGGTGGCGGTGCCAAGTCGAAGGCGTTGCGCCAGGCTGCGGCCCCGGTACTGGGCGTTCCGGTGGAAGTCCCGGCTCCGGCGGAATATGTCGCCCTGGGTGCTGCCAAACAAGCGGTTTGGGCGGCAACCGGTGAGTTGCCGGTGTGGCAGCGTCGGATCGAAGAGCGGTTCGAGCCT